One stretch of Chlamydiales bacterium DNA includes these proteins:
- a CDS encoding ABC transporter substrate-binding protein has translation MNKKIVLFLCMAFLLLFCGCSQKKNEQTLLVGTNTEFPPFSFREKGEIVGFDIDVVKEVVKRMQREIVFKDMPFDALIAELNLGHVDLIAAGMTATPERAKRVSFSKEYFQGDPLVIVVLDYKKNKQTLTLEDFLGKRIVVNEGFTADVFMTSKVGYDIIRLPTVADGFMAVKSGRADAFITAASTVKSFTDTQDASQFQLFPIDGTNENTALVVAKDNLELLKKVQAALDSMEADGTLLKFKEKWKLS, from the coding sequence ATGAATAAGAAAATTGTTTTGTTTTTGTGTATGGCCTTCTTGCTTTTGTTTTGCGGATGCTCTCAGAAGAAAAATGAACAAACTTTGCTCGTTGGAACAAATACAGAATTTCCTCCTTTTTCATTTAGAGAGAAGGGCGAAATTGTAGGTTTTGATATCGATGTTGTAAAAGAAGTTGTAAAAAGAATGCAGCGTGAAATTGTTTTCAAAGATATGCCCTTTGATGCATTGATTGCAGAGCTTAACTTAGGTCATGTTGATCTTATTGCAGCTGGTATGACTGCCACTCCTGAAAGAGCAAAGCGCGTATCTTTTAGCAAAGAGTACTTTCAAGGTGATCCTTTGGTTATTGTTGTTTTAGATTATAAAAAAAATAAGCAAACACTTACTCTTGAAGATTTTCTTGGAAAGAGAATTGTTGTTAATGAAGGGTTTACAGCAGACGTTTTTATGACATCTAAGGTAGGGTATGATATAATCCGTCTGCCTACTGTTGCAGATGGATTTATGGCTGTAAAAAGTGGAAGAGCTGATGCCTTTATAACAGCTGCTAGTACCGTAAAATCTTTTACCGATACACAGGATGCGTCTCAATTTCAATTGTTTCCTATCGATGGAACAAATGAAAATACAGCTTTAGTTGTTGCAAAAGATAATTTAGAGCTGCTTAAGAAGGTGCAAGCTGCACTAGATTCAATGGAAGCGGATGGAACGCTTTTGAAATTTAAAGAGAAGTGGAAGTTATCGTGA